A stretch of the Candidatus Hydrogenedentota bacterium genome encodes the following:
- a CDS encoding glycosyltransferase family 9 protein, with amino-acid sequence MTSALRIGFLLNATEKHTLLLKALRRRHPDAHITAIVPIRAGLSAADMPDANEILALELSPLRLLLFGLFFNTVRQLRIQNFELFILRFGTLKLRLLATLARPLRCELWQTGGIIAAVNTSNITAATKEYFHFRAGARRTIREALLNAYFKLICVKERDGE; translated from the coding sequence AGAGAAACACACTCTTCTTTTAAAAGCCTTGCGCCGGCGTCATCCCGATGCGCATATCACGGCTATTGTACCGATCAGAGCCGGATTGTCAGCAGCGGATATGCCCGATGCCAATGAAATCTTAGCCTTGGAATTGTCTCCATTGCGCTTGCTTCTATTTGGTCTTTTCTTTAACACAGTGCGACAATTACGAATCCAAAACTTTGAACTTTTTATTCTGCGGTTTGGAACCCTCAAGTTGCGATTACTGGCTACGCTGGCGCGGCCTCTGCGTTGTGAACTTTGGCAAACGGGTGGAATAATTGCCGCTGTCAACACTTCAAATATTACTGCAGCAACGAAAGAATATTTTCACTTTAGAGCTGGGGCAAGGCGCACCATCCGGGAAGCCTTGTTGAATGCATATTTTAAACTGATTTGCGTGAAAGAGCGCGACGGCGAATGA